The Mycolicibacterium mucogenicum DSM 44124 genomic sequence CGTTCACCGCGGCCGGTGACCTGCTGTTCGTCGCGGCGCGCCCCACCGACACCGACGATGAACCGCCGGCGGCGCTGTGGCGACTGCCCGCCAACGGAGGTGAGGCACAACGGATTCTGGAGCTGGCGGGCGGCGTCAGTGGTGTGCACGCGGCCCACTCGGCCGACGTCGTGGTGGTGACGGCGCCGATGCTCCCGTCGGCCGGCACGCCCGACGATGACAAGCGGCTGCGCACCCTCCGCAAGGACAAGAAGGTGTCGGCGATCCTGCACACCGGATACCCGGTGCGGCACTGGGACCACGATCTGGGCCCGGATCACACGCACCTGCTCCGTGTCGAATCCGGTGCGGCCCATGACATCACACCGCAGCCGGGGATGGCGCTGAACGAGGCCACCGTCGACATCAGCGCGGACGGCAGCTTCGCCGTCGCGTCCTGGGAGCTCCCCGCACCGGGGGCCGCGCTGCGCAGCGTCCTGGTCCGCATCGACATCGGCACGGGGGAGCGCACCGTCATCGCCGACGACCCGGCCGCCGACCTCGGGCACCCGTCGATCTCGCCCGACGGCACCACCGTCGCGTACCTGCGGGAGACGCACTCGACACCAGAGCAGGCGCCGCGGATCACCTTGTGCCGCCAGGTCTTCGGTGCCGAGCCGGTCGAGCTCACCGCCCACTGGGACCGCTGGCCGGCATCGGTGACCTGGTCGCACGACGGGTCGACCCTGCTGGTCACCGCGGACGACAACGGCCGGGCGCCGATCTTCGCCGTCGACCCGTCGAGCGGTGCGGTCACCCGGTTGACGCACGACGACTTCGCGTACGGCGAGGTGCGGCCCGTCGCCGGTGGCGCGCTGTATGCCCTGCGCAGCAGCTACCTGAGCCCGCCGCATCCGGTCCGGGTCGACGGCGACGGGTCCGTCACCGTGCTCCCGAGTGTCGAATTTCCCGAATTGCCAGGCGAATTGGTCGAGCTGACGGCAACCGCGGACGACGGTACGCCCGTTCGTTCCTGGCTGACACTGCCGGCCGGCGATGCCCCCGCGCCGCTGCTGCTGTGGGTGCACGGCGGTCCGCTGGGCAGCTGGAACACGTGGCACTGGCGGTGGAATCCCTGGCTGCTCACCGCGCTCGGCTACGCCGTGCTGATGCCGGACCCGGCGCTGTCCACCGGATACGGTCAGGACTTCATCCAACGCGGCTG encodes the following:
- a CDS encoding S9 family peptidase, giving the protein MALTPFDDLDTYFSLPRVSGLAVSPDGRRVVTMISELNAKGTEFITAAWELDADGQREARRLTYGAKGESQPAFTAAGDLLFVAARPTDTDDEPPAALWRLPANGGEAQRILELAGGVSGVHAAHSADVVVVTAPMLPSAGTPDDDKRLRTLRKDKKVSAILHTGYPVRHWDHDLGPDHTHLLRVESGAAHDITPQPGMALNEATVDISADGSFAVASWELPAPGAALRSVLVRIDIGTGERTVIADDPAADLGHPSISPDGTTVAYLRETHSTPEQAPRITLCRQVFGAEPVELTAHWDRWPASVTWSHDGSTLLVTADDNGRAPIFAVDPSSGAVTRLTHDDFAYGEVRPVAGGALYALRSSYLSPPHPVRVDGDGSVTVLPSVEFPELPGELVELTATADDGTPVRSWLTLPAGDAPAPLLLWVHGGPLGSWNTWHWRWNPWLLTALGYAVLMPDPALSTGYGQDFIQRGWGAWGFAPYTDLMAAVDAACAHPRIDSSRIAAMGGSFGGYMANWIAGHTDRFAAIVTHASLWALDQFGPTTDGAYWWAREMTPEMAERNSPHRHVENITTPMLVIHGDKDYRVPIGEGLRLWNDLLTRSGLPADDAGTTAHRYLYYPSEGHWIAAPQHAKIWYQVVAAFLSEHVRKEHVDLPETLG